The following is a genomic window from Sutcliffiella horikoshii.
TGTTTCAAGTGAAGACTACCATGATATAGCAACGTTATTATACAAAGGAACATTTGATGTAATCGTACTTGAGAGACATCTTAAGTTCCGCGGAACGATTCAAGAATATTCAACATCAATTACGAATCTATACGAAAAAGGGCAAATTGGTGAATATAAACTGACTTTGAAAGAAGTGGAATAATAGAAAAGGGGATTTTCATCTTATGAAATTAAGCATTTTAGATCAGTCTCCCATTTCAACTAATCAAACGGCATATGAAGCACTACAGGAATCAATGAATCTCGCTCGCATAGGGGAGACATTAGGATATTCCCGTTATTGGATTGCTGAACATCATGCAATGCCAGGGCTTGCATGCTCTGCGCCCGAGGTAATGTTAGGGTATATTGGGGCAAATACAAAAAATATCCGAATTGGCTCTGGAGCAGTTTTATTGCCATACTATAAGCCGTATAAAGTAGCAGAAACCTATCACATGTTATCCACTCTATTTCCTAATCGAATTGATGTTGGAATTGGAAGGGCACCGGGGGGGCCTGCTGAAGCAACAAATGCATTATCGGATAACTATTTGCAACATGTCTATAAAATGCCTGATTTAGTATATGAATTAATTAAATACATAGATAATGAAGGGACCGTAGTAAAGGCTTCTCCGATACCGCAGATTAGTCCTGATCTATGGATGTTAGGTACAAGTAGAAAAAGTGGGGATTTTGCTGCGGAAAACGGTTTAGCCTATAGTTTCGGACAATTTATGAGTGATGAAAACGGAGCAGAAATCGTCCAACAATATCGTCAGTCATTTCAACCAAGGAAAAAAGGCCAAAAACCATACGTCATTATGGCTTTATCAGTAATTTGTGCAGAAACTACTCAAAAAGCAGAAGAAATTGCTTTAAGTTCAATTGTTTGGGAACTACAAAATGAGAGTATGGAAGGAAACAAAGGAGTTCCTTCTGTTGATGAGGCAAAAAAAATTCTATTAAATCTACGTAATCAAAAGTCTATTGAAAGAATAAAAAAGAAAATGATTATAGGTACTCCAAATGAGGTGAAAAGAAAAATATTAGAAATTCAATCACATGTATTAGCAGATGAAATCATGATTGTAACTATCACTTATTCATCAAAGGATAAGCATCAATCATATCGATTAATCGCAGAACAATTTATTAAATGAAAAAGTTAAGATTAAAAGGGAGTGGAATGATTAACGTTTTTTTCCTCCAGAGTGTTTTGGTTTCAGCTTTCAAAACCCCCTTGTTAATGTAAAATGGAAGCAGGGGACGGTTCTCTGCTTCTGAAGCAGAGAAGAACTTAATCGTACGCGATGGCCTTTTAAGAGCCCTTTCTAATGAAGATGGGGGAAATGAGAAAGAATGCTCTTTATGGTATTGTTTAATCATCAAACCAAGCAAATCATAGAAGTCATACTTAACCCAAACAT
Proteins encoded in this region:
- a CDS encoding DUF3219 family protein — encoded protein: MVTEIQLNDTKINITRYDEKKIEGKTQISFTFYVSSEDYHDIATLLYKGTFDVIVLERHLKFRGTIQEYSTSITNLYEKGQIGEYKLTLKEVE
- a CDS encoding LLM class flavin-dependent oxidoreductase — encoded protein: MKLSILDQSPISTNQTAYEALQESMNLARIGETLGYSRYWIAEHHAMPGLACSAPEVMLGYIGANTKNIRIGSGAVLLPYYKPYKVAETYHMLSTLFPNRIDVGIGRAPGGPAEATNALSDNYLQHVYKMPDLVYELIKYIDNEGTVVKASPIPQISPDLWMLGTSRKSGDFAAENGLAYSFGQFMSDENGAEIVQQYRQSFQPRKKGQKPYVIMALSVICAETTQKAEEIALSSIVWELQNESMEGNKGVPSVDEAKKILLNLRNQKSIERIKKKMIIGTPNEVKRKILEIQSHVLADEIMIVTITYSSKDKHQSYRLIAEQFIK